The following proteins are encoded in a genomic region of Columba livia isolate bColLiv1 breed racing homer chromosome 17, bColLiv1.pat.W.v2, whole genome shotgun sequence:
- the SELENOM gene encoding selenoprotein M — protein sequence MLRALLRALLLAALAAGGPGPPRLRGAELRDLARGKVETCGGURLNRLREVKAFVTQDIPLYHNLEMKHLPGADPELVLLSHRYEELERIPLSDMTREEINQLVQELGFYRKETPDAPVPEEFQFAPARPLPALLPHQAPAADGETPPERDEGEHPEL from the exons ATGTTGCGGGCGCTGCTGCGGGCGCTGCTGCTGGCGGCGCTGGCGGCGGGCGGCCCGGGGCCCCCCCGGCTCCGCGGGGCCGAGCTGCGGGACCTGGCCCGGGGCAAGGTGGAG ACCTGCGGCGGGTGACGGCTGAACCGCCTGAGGGAG GTGAAGGCCTTCGTCACCCAGGACATCCCCCTCTA CCATAACCTGGAGATGAAGCACCTGCCTGGTGCTGACCCCGAGCTTGTTCTTCTCAGCCACCGATACGAGGAGCTGGAG AGAATCCCCCTGAGTGACATGACCCGGGAGGAGATCAACCAGCTGGTGCAGGAACTGGGCTTCTACCGCAAGGAGACACCTGATGCCCCTGTGCCTGAGGAGTTCCAGTTTGCCCCTGCCAGGCCTCTGCCCGCCCTGCTGCCCCACCAAGCTCCCGCTGCTGATGGCGAGACTCCCCCTGAACGTGATGAGGGAGAACACCCAGAGCTGTAG
- the INPP5J gene encoding phosphatidylinositol 4,5-bisphosphate 5-phosphatase A isoform X2 codes for MEPARRASADQGSAAASGPRAGPPPAASPARLVPFGSGGSARPQPDGGAPTAPFLAGSGVPGSRRSSRPDAACDPFPYGCPRPGGSQRGGPEERIPGRAAQPLPLEAGRAQPEGAGGPHAFPLPALLPPSPGGLSQASGRPAFPELGPLEPAAPGKPLPAERREMLPKAESSDHISAWAGSSPRAAALPRAVSSEFLAGGRVGLSKPAAPSKPEPEELSLFGRSLGLPSTGDSCDVPLGWPGGGPQDGAFRITVVTWNVGTAMPPNDVTSLLHLNTGETNDVDMIAIGLQEVNSKINKRLKDALFTDQWSELFMDVLSPFHFILVSTVRMQGVILLVFAKYYHLPFLQDIQTDCTRTGLGGYWGNKGGVSVRLSIFGHMVCFLNCHLPAHLEKAEQRKEDFATILHMQQFEGRVASGILDHDLVFWFGDLNFRIESLDIRFVKYAIDSNILSQLWEKDQLNIAKSTWPVLSGFQEGPLNFPPTFKFDVGTNKYDSSAKKRKPAWTDRILWKIKSPSVGLGAGGCRPSQGVLSVSQLCYCSHMEYTISDHKPVAAIFAVQFASKADKPPVEIYVADEWTRPEQAVVRYKMAAGFHRSSWDWIGLYRVGFRHPKDYMSYVWARSDDGDRFLEKQLCAQVMFSEEALPKGKGEYILGYYSNASSSIAGVTEPFQVGGGQQPHGQLRQQLRR; via the exons ATGGAGCCGGCCCGGCGCGCCAGCGCGGACCAGGGCTCGGCCGCCGCCTCGGGGCCCCGCGCcggccccccgcccgccgcctcccCTGCGCGGCTGGTGCCCTTCGGTTCCGGGGGCTCGGCCCGGCCTCAGCCCGACGGCGGAGCCCCGACGGCGCCTTTCCTGGCGGGCAGCGGCGTCCCGGGCTCCCGCAGGAGCTCCCGGCCGGACGCCGCCTGTGACCCCTTCCCCTATGGTTGCCCACGGCCCGGGGGCTCGCAGCGCGGCGGGCCCGAGGAGCGGATACCCGGCCGGGCTGCCCAGCCCCTGCCGCTGGAGGCCGGCCGGGCACAACCGGAGGGGGCGGGCGGGCCCCACGCCTTCCCGCTGCCGGCCttgctgccccccagccccggggggCTCTCCCAGGCCTCGGGCCGGCCCGCGTTCCCCGAGCTCGGTCCCCTGGagcccgccgcccccgggaaaCCGCTTCCCGCCGAGCGGAGGGAGATGCTTCCCAAGGCCGAGTCCAGCGACCACATCTCGGCCTGGGCGGGCTCCTCGCCCCGGGCCGCTGCGCTGCCCAGAGCCGTCTCCAGCGAGTTCCTCGCCGGCGGGCGGGTCGGCCTGTCCAAGCCTGCGGCACCCAGTAAACCGGAGCCGGAGGAGCTCTCCCTCTTCGGGAGGTCCCTCGGCCTGCCAAGCACCGGGGACTCGTGTGACGTGCCCCTCGGCTGGCCGGGCGGGGGCCCGCAGGACGGCGCGTTCCG CATCACAGTGGTCACCTGGAACGTGGGCACAGCCATGCCCCCAAATGATGTGACATCCCTGCTGCACCTCAACACGGGCGAGACAAATGATGTGGACATGATTGCCATTGG GCTGCAAGAGGTGAACTCTAAGATAAACAAGCGCCTGAAGGATGCCCTCTTCACAGATCAGTGGAGTGAGCTCTTCATGGATGTGCTGAGTCCCTTCCACTTCATCCTG GTGAGCACGGTGCGGATGCAAGGTGTGATCCTACTGGTATTTGCCAAGTACTACCACCTCCCCTTCCTGCAGGACATTCAGACAGACTGCACGAGGACAGGGCTGGGAGGCTACTGG GGCAACAAGGGTGGGGTGAGCGTTCGTCTCTCCATCTTCGGCCACATGGTCTGCTTCCTGAACTGCCACCTGCCAGCACACCTGGAGAAGGCAGAGCAGCGCAAGGAGGACTTTGCCACCATACTGCACATGCAGCAGTTTGAGGGGCGTGTGGCCAGCGGCATCCTGGACCATGA TCTCGTGTTCTGGTTTGGGGACCTCAACTTCCGCATCGAGAGCCTTGATATCCGCTTTGTGAAGTACGCCATTGACAGCAACATCCTGAGCCAGCTCTGGGAGAAAGACCAG CTGAACATTGCCAAGAGCACCTGGCCTGTCCTCAGTGGCTTTCAGGAGGGACCCCTGAACTTCCCACCCACCTTCAAGTTTGATGTGGGCACCAACAAATACGACAGCAG TGCCAAGAAGCGAAAACCTGCTTGGACTGACCGCATCCTCTGGAAGATTAAATCTCCCAGTGTCGGGCTTGGTGCAGGTGGGTGCCGGCCCAGCCAGGGCGTCCTGTCGGTGAGCCAGCTCTGCTACTGCAGCCACATGGAGTACACCATCAGTGACCACAAGCCGGTAGCTGCCATCTTTGCAGTGCAG TTTGCTTCCAAGGCAGACAAGCCCCCAGTTGAGATTTATGTGGCTGACGAATGGACCAGGCCTGAGCAAGCAGTTGTCAGGTACAAGATGGCTGCTGGCTTCCACCGGAGCTCCTGGGACTGGATAGGACTCTACCGG GTGGGCTTTCGGCATCCTAAAGACTACATGTCTTATGTCTGGGCCAGGAGCGATGATGGAGACCGCTTCCTAGAGAAGCAACTGTGTGCACAG